One Tachysurus vachellii isolate PV-2020 chromosome 18, HZAU_Pvac_v1, whole genome shotgun sequence DNA segment encodes these proteins:
- the sox8a gene encoding transcription factor SOX-8a, with translation MTEERDKSMADAPCSPTGTSSSASQDESDSDAPSSPAGSDSQGLLHSSSKKNDEDEDDRFPACIRDAVSQVLKGYDWSLVPMPARANGTLKSKPHVKRPMNAFMVWAQAARRKLADQYPHLHNAELSKTLGKLWRLLSENEKRPFVEEAERLRVQHKKDHPDYKYQPRRRKSVKPGQSDSDSGAELSHHMYKAEPGMGGLAGLMDHHHTDHPGQPHGPPTPPTTPKTDLHHGHGGKQDMKNEGRRHLETGRQNIDFSNVDISELSTDVMSNIEAFDVREFDQYLPVNGHTVASSMVSEPNPGVYAVSYSHSGSSGTAWSRKAALSSSSTSASSSGSSDMGQHRPHIKTEQMSPSHYSEPSHSSPSHTDYVSYGAQSCTTSTASFPSSPCDYTDLQNPGYYSPYSSYASSLYQYPYFHSSRRPYGGTILNSLSIPPSHSPTANWEQPIYTTLSRP, from the exons ATGACCGAGGAGCGCGACAAGTCTATGGCAGACGCACCGTGTAGTCCGACAGGAACCTCCAGTTCGGCGTCTCAGGACGAGTCGGATTCGGATGCGCCCTCGTCACCGGCCGGATCGGACAGCCAAGGATTGCTCCACTCGTCTagcaaaaaaaatgatgaagatgaagatgacagGTTCCCGGCATGTATCCGTGACGCCGTGTCACAGGTGCTCAAAGGCTACGACTGGTCACTGGTGCCGATGCCCGCACGAGCCAACGGTACACTCAAGAGCAAGCCGCACGTGAAGAGGCCCATGAACGCGTTTATGGTGTGGGCGCAGGCGGCACGCAGAAAACTGGCTGATCAGTACCCTCACCTTCATAACGCAGAACTCAGCAAAACCCTGGGCAAACTCTGGCG CTTGTTGTCAGAGAATGAAAAGCGTCCATTTGTAGAGGAGGCCGAGAGACTTAGGGTACAGCACAAGAAGGATCACCCTGACTATAAGTACCAGCCGAGGCGTAGGAAGAGTGTGAAACCAGGACAAAGTGACTCTGACTCTGGTGCTGAGCTAAGCCATCACATGTACAAAGCTGAGCCAGGCATGGGTGGCCTAGCAGGATTAATGGATCATCATCACACGGACCATCCAG GTCAGCCCCAtggaccaccaacaccacctACAACCCCTAAAACTGACCTTCACCATGGTCATGGAGGAAAGCAAGACATGAAGAATGAAGGCCGGCGTCACCTGGAAACTGGTCGTCAGAACATTGACTTCAGCAATGTAGACATTTCTGAGCTCAGTACAGACGTCATGAGCAACATTGAGGCCTTTGATGTGCGTGAGTTCGATCAGTATCTTCCTGTCAACGGGCACACTGTAGCCTCTTCCATGGTTTCTGAACCCAACCCTGGTGTTTACGCTGTTTCGTACAGCCATTCTGGGTCCAGTGGGACTGCTTGGAGCCGCAAAGCAGccctttcttcctcttccacctcAGCCTCTTCCTCTGGATCCAGTGACATGGGTCAGCACAGACCACACATCAAAACAGAGCAGATGAGCCCAAGTCACTACAGTGAGCCCTCTCACAGCTCACCCTCTCACACTGACTATGTCTCCTATGGTGCTCAGAGTTGCACTACATCAACTGCTTCTTTCCCAAGCTCACCATGCGACTATACAGACCTGCAAAACCCTGGCTACTACAGCCCATATTCCAGCTACGCCTCCAGCCTTTACCAATACCCCTACTTCCACTCATCAAGGAGGCCCTATGGAGGCACCATACTTAATAGCTTGTCTATTCCACCTTCTCACAGCCCTACTGCAAATTGGGAGCAGCCGATTTATACTACTCTATCAAGGCCTTGA